A stretch of the Streptomyces venezuelae genome encodes the following:
- a CDS encoding PP2C family protein-serine/threonine phosphatase translates to MRVSHQRPGDFGHALLVVPLALIAFVTVVDILAPPEVHLGPFLVAAPALTASFAGPRATGIVGAIAVLAQVVVAMVRTSLTDLNHTFQITALILISVIVTFFAHLREVHERELLQLRTVAETAQQVVLRPLPERLGPLRIASLYLAAEAEAQIGGDLYAATRTARGTRLIIGDVRGKGLDAVGDAALVLGAFRAAGHQEGDLPGLVAYLERAATPDWDHADVLSSGTAAPGESFVTAAVLDVPDDEPSLRLVSCGHPPPLLLRDRRVLTLDVAHPAPPLGLAGLVESRVTAEEFAFEPGDLVLLCTDGVLEARDEAGRFYPLVERLAGFPCTGPQDLLDRLRSDLLAHAVGGFLGDDAAMVAIQRLT, encoded by the coding sequence ATGCGTGTGAGCCATCAGCGGCCGGGGGATTTCGGTCACGCGCTGCTGGTGGTCCCGCTCGCCTTGATCGCCTTCGTCACCGTGGTCGACATCCTGGCCCCGCCGGAGGTCCATCTCGGCCCGTTCCTGGTGGCCGCCCCCGCCCTGACCGCGTCGTTCGCCGGCCCGCGGGCCACCGGAATCGTCGGCGCGATCGCGGTCCTGGCCCAGGTCGTGGTCGCGATGGTGCGCACCAGCCTCACCGACCTGAACCACACCTTTCAGATCACCGCGCTCATTCTGATCTCCGTGATCGTCACCTTCTTCGCCCATCTCCGGGAAGTCCACGAGAGGGAACTGCTGCAGTTGCGCACGGTCGCGGAGACCGCGCAGCAGGTGGTCCTGCGCCCGCTCCCGGAACGGCTCGGCCCGTTGCGGATCGCCTCCCTGTACCTGGCCGCCGAGGCGGAGGCGCAGATCGGCGGTGACCTGTACGCCGCCACCCGGACAGCCCGCGGGACCCGGCTGATCATCGGTGACGTACGGGGCAAGGGTCTGGACGCGGTCGGCGATGCCGCCCTCGTCCTCGGCGCCTTCCGCGCGGCCGGCCACCAGGAGGGCGATCTGCCGGGGCTGGTGGCCTATCTGGAGCGCGCGGCCACACCGGACTGGGACCATGCCGACGTCCTGAGCAGCGGTACGGCGGCCCCGGGCGAGAGCTTCGTGACCGCCGCCGTGCTCGACGTCCCCGACGACGAGCCGTCGCTGCGGCTGGTCAGCTGCGGCCACCCGCCGCCGTTGCTGCTGCGGGACCGCCGGGTCCTGACCCTGGACGTGGCCCACCCGGCGCCGCCCCTGGGCCTGGCCGGCCTGGTGGAGTCCCGGGTCACCGCCGAGGAGTTCGCCTTCGAGCCCGGTGACCTCGTACTGCTGTGCACCGATGGAGTACTCGAGGCACGGGACGAGGCCGGCCGGTTCTACCCGCTCGTGGAACGCCTCGCCGGCTTCCCCTGCACGGGCCCGCAGGACCTGCTCGACCGGCTCCGCAGCGATCTGCTCGCCCATGCGGTGGGCGGGTTCCTCGGGGACGACGCCGCCATGGTCGCGATCCAGCGGCTAACGTGA
- a CDS encoding pyridoxamine 5'-phosphate oxidase family protein → MALSIAEREAFLAEPHIGSLAVARPDADRAPLVVPIWYVYQPGGDLWVVTAVDSVKARLLAGAGRFSLLAERVTPTIRYVSVEGAIVSTAPTTKDEMRTVAARYLPPAALEAYLELSAREYGPQQTVRMRPEHWLSADLGSI, encoded by the coding sequence ATGGCCCTGTCGATCGCAGAGCGCGAGGCCTTCCTCGCCGAACCCCACATCGGATCCCTGGCCGTCGCCCGCCCGGACGCGGACCGGGCCCCGCTGGTCGTGCCGATCTGGTACGTCTACCAGCCCGGCGGCGACCTGTGGGTGGTGACCGCTGTGGACTCCGTCAAGGCGCGGTTGCTGGCCGGGGCCGGCCGCTTCTCCCTTTTGGCCGAACGCGTCACTCCGACGATCCGCTACGTTTCCGTCGAGGGCGCGATCGTGTCCACCGCGCCCACCACCAAGGACGAGATGCGGACCGTCGCCGCCCGCTATCTGCCCCCGGCGGCCCTGGAGGCCTACCTGGAGCTCTCGGCCCGTGAATACGGCCCCCAGCAGACCGTCCGGATGCGCCCGGAGCACTGGCTCTCCGCCGACTTGGGCAGCATCTGA
- a CDS encoding isochorismatase family protein, with product MTASLTLRALSGLDNTLPRLADTTLIMIDFQNTYRSGVMALEGAEPALAAGARLLAAARSAGTPVVHVVNDGGEGTPYDIRAEIGAISPEVAPADGEPVVVKRFPNAFHATDLEKTLRSLDAGPELVLAGFMTHMCITFTAQGAFNLGYRPTVVAEATATRSLTAPDGSTVPAATLQTGSLTAIADLFGPVAPTVGHLIG from the coding sequence ATGACCGCCTCCCTCACCCTGCGCGCCCTCAGCGGCCTCGACAACACGCTGCCCCGCCTCGCCGACACCACCCTGATCATGATCGATTTCCAGAACACCTACCGCAGCGGCGTGATGGCCCTCGAAGGCGCCGAGCCCGCCCTGGCCGCCGGGGCCCGGCTGCTCGCCGCTGCCCGCTCGGCCGGCACCCCGGTCGTCCACGTGGTCAACGACGGCGGCGAGGGCACTCCGTACGACATCCGCGCGGAGATCGGGGCCATCAGCCCCGAGGTGGCGCCGGCCGACGGCGAGCCGGTCGTGGTCAAGCGGTTCCCCAACGCCTTCCACGCCACCGACCTGGAGAAGACCCTGCGCAGCCTGGACGCCGGACCCGAGCTGGTGCTGGCCGGGTTTATGACCCACATGTGCATCACCTTCACCGCCCAAGGGGCCTTCAACCTGGGCTACCGGCCCACCGTCGTCGCCGAGGCGACCGCGACCCGCTCCCTGACCGCCCCCGACGGCAGCACCGTACCGGCGGCCACCCTCCAGACCGGGAGCCTGACCGCCATCGCCGACCTCTTCGGCCCGGTGGCCCCCACGGTCGGGCACCTCATCGGCTGA
- a CDS encoding GlxA family transcriptional regulator, with translation MPTPHRVVIAVFPDVDLLDVTGPAEVFALANRETGGRSGYEVRLAGPDAGPVVTSAGVRLLADLAFADVGAAVDTLLVPGAVDLHPDGPVARVDEAVVEWVRNTAPHARRIASVCVGAHLLAAAGLLDGRRATTHWSTAAQLAAEHPRVRVDADPIFVRSGRVWTGAGISTCLDLALALVAEDHGEELALSVARQLVVYLRRQGGQSQFSVPLSRPAPARRDIDELRTFITEHLDEDLSAPVLAGHLCLSERHFARVFRQETGSSPAAYVEAARVEAARRLLETTDRSLEQIAAATGLGSVETLHRAFRKQINTTPASYRRRFRTTSCTS, from the coding sequence ATGCCCACTCCCCACCGAGTCGTCATCGCGGTCTTCCCGGATGTCGACCTGCTCGATGTCACCGGCCCGGCCGAGGTGTTCGCCCTGGCCAACCGGGAGACCGGGGGCCGGTCCGGGTACGAGGTCCGGCTGGCCGGCCCCGATGCCGGACCGGTCGTCACCTCCGCCGGCGTACGGCTGCTGGCCGACCTGGCCTTCGCCGACGTGGGCGCCGCAGTGGACACCCTGCTGGTGCCCGGCGCGGTGGACCTGCACCCGGACGGCCCGGTGGCCCGGGTCGACGAAGCCGTGGTGGAGTGGGTACGGAACACCGCCCCCCACGCCCGGCGGATCGCATCCGTGTGCGTGGGCGCGCACCTGCTCGCGGCGGCCGGGCTGCTCGACGGGCGCCGGGCGACCACCCACTGGTCGACCGCGGCACAACTCGCCGCCGAGCACCCCCGGGTGCGGGTGGACGCCGATCCGATCTTCGTGCGGTCCGGACGGGTGTGGACCGGCGCGGGCATCAGCACCTGCCTGGACCTGGCGCTGGCCCTGGTGGCCGAGGACCACGGCGAGGAACTGGCGCTGAGCGTGGCCCGGCAGCTGGTGGTCTATCTCCGGCGGCAGGGCGGCCAGAGCCAGTTCAGCGTCCCGCTGAGCCGGCCCGCACCGGCCCGCAGGGACATCGACGAGCTGCGCACCTTCATCACCGAGCACCTCGACGAGGATCTGTCCGCGCCGGTGCTGGCCGGTCACCTGTGCCTGAGCGAACGCCATTTCGCCCGGGTCTTCCGGCAGGAGACCGGCAGCAGTCCGGCCGCCTATGTGGAGGCCGCCCGGGTCGAAGCGGCCCGCCGGCTTCTGGAGACCACCGACCGGTCACTGGAGCAGATCGCGGCGGCCACCGGGCTCGGTTCGGTCGAAACACTGCACCGCGCTTTCCGGAAGCAGATCAACACCACGCCGGCCTCCTACCGCCGCCGCTTCCGCACCACTTCCTGCACCAGCTGA